The nucleotide window GACTATGAAGAATGGCTTGTCGAAGGGAAGAAGAACCATTCACCTGAGAGGTCCAAGGCGATGAACAAGGAGCTCAGTGCCTTTAGTATGGATGACGTCAAAGCTGTTGCAGACTCTGGGGTCAGGACTTGTGTTATTGCGGGAGGGAAGATGGACCAGGTGGATCCTGTACGAGATATGGGTGTTATTCtgagagagggaggagagaagaagggagtTAAGAATGAGGCTGTCGTTGTGAGGGATGCTTATCATCCATGGCATTTGCAATTGCCAGAGTTGTTTGCGGCTGGGATTGCTGATTGGGTCCAGGAGAAAGAACTGCCCAAAGAGTTTGAGGTTTTGTAGCCTGGTCAATTTAAGTGCAGTTGGACCCGAAAGGAACAAGGGTGTTAGGGGTATGCCACTTCTGTTGCCATTACGTGTAGTAACATTCATTCAATAGGTAAGAGTTTCACTCTAGGACGAGTTGTTTATATTGCTTTCAAAGGTTTGACAGAAACCTGCAGCAGGGCACCTTCTGCATGAAATGAGTGGAGGGCTGACAGGACTTGCATGATCTTACACTCGCATCAGCCGCATCATGCGGGGTGCTATGATATCCCTCAAGGCAGAcctaatctttttatttccttttgtTTTAACAGcagatcttgagaatgaGGGACAATCCTCCGACCCGACATTGAGGAATCAATACCTTAATCACTGTCACAGGACATTCATCAAAATTGAATCGAGAGTTAAGAAAGCCTCCGAATGTTTCAAAAGGTCCAAGTTTGATGGCATCGTTCGAAAGCTGAAATGgcccttctcatcctcagaaaCGAAAGAACTTTTGGTTGAGCTGTCTCGACACAAGGAAATCATCAGTGTTGCCTTACTTGCCGACACAATGCGAAAGGTCCAACTGTCGCTTTCAAATTCCGATGATATAGACAAGAAGATTCTGGCTTTAGGTGAGGTGGCAAGAAGGATTGAGATCAACACCACGATAGTTGTCAACAAACGAAAAAGGCGCATCCTAAATCATTTTATGAAAGCAAATCCACAACCCACACTACAAACAAGTATCAAGCTTCGCCATTCTATGACTGGGCTTTGGTTGACCGAGTCGCCGACTTTTATTCGCTGGCTCGAAACACCGGGCTCTAAGCTGTGGTTGACTGGCATACCTGGAGCGGGAAAAGCAATCTGCAGTTGGCCAGTGTGGATATGAAAGAGGAGATCCGGAGCGCGTTGGTATCTAAGGCTGATGGGATGTAAGACCGCCAATAACATACATAATGAGCCAGAATAACAAGATCCAGGTTCAGATGGGTAGTTTGCCAGCTTGACTACTTGTGCAACTGTGCTCACGACCAGGAGCGCCGCGAAGCTTTAAGCAAGCTCCCTCCCGACCTACCTGAGAGTCACCGCCGTCTCCTTGAAAAGCTCAATGACTGCTCTCTTGGAGTGCAAAACATGGTTCAAATGTGTCTTCACTTCATGGCTGTAGCAGGGCCAAAGTTGACGATAGTTGAGCTACAGCAGGCGGTCTCAACTCTACCGATCGGAGGAAAGCTAGACCAAGGCAATACTGTACCGGAATACGAAATTTGAATAGGTGTAGTAGCCTCATTCGGAAATCCACTGATGGAAAATACTTCGAATTCGCCCACTTCTCTGTCCGCGAATTCCTGGAAGACGAGAACGCAATATGCCAACATGCCGGGATTGAAAAGTACTGGATAGCTCAACATACTACCAATTCGCTTCTTACTTCGCAGTGTCTGCAGTTTCTTCAAATGAAGAACTTTTATAAGTGGCCCAGCGAAGAAGTTTCAGCCACTCGTCAAAGAGACGACACATACCCGTTCTACAGGCATGCGGCTCTCTTGTGGATCAAGCTCACGAAAGATGGGCTCGGTGACTCAAACATTCTGGATTTAGCGAAGTCTCTTTTTCAGCCTTCAAAGCGTGCATATTTCATGTGCTGGGCTATTGAGGTTCTTAAGAAGGTCACATATGCTACTGGCACTCAGTCAGCCCTGAGCGAAAAACAGGCCAGAAGAATAGTGATCAACCCTTCGTTTCAGCCACTGCATATGGCTGCTGCTTTGAATCTTCCAGAGGTATGCGGATTTCTGATATACAATGCTCCAGATGTGAACTGGAAACTTGATGCAGCCACCCCTCTCGACCTTGCATTCATGTCTATTTTGGCAGTTCCTGGACTGCCAGAAACGAGCGGGAAAAATTAGCTATATCGCGATCTTCTGACCAATGGAAGAAACCAGTTCCTGCCCTCATCCCAGCGGAGAAATACGACGATTGACTGCCTGATAAACGCCGGAGCATATTCTTCAGATCATCTGATACCCCCCAACACGCTCTATGTCTTCTCTATAACCTGCGTATTTGCATCGCTATTTAATGATTTGTACCCTGTAATTCGGTGCTTGTCTTCTCGAATCCTACCGTCTGTACCAGACGTCAAGATTCTCCAAGAATGGCTCGTGGCTACTAGTACATCAAATTATGTGGCAGAAGTGTCGACTCGCATGCTTTTGAAATCCCTCAGTTCAACTGGAGCCTACAATAACGACTGGGGTGCTGAGCTGGGTATCATTGTTTGGAGTTGGGCTCAAGAATGCGACTTCTCCCTGACAAGAGACTTGAGTTTGGTTGGTTCTTGTGACCTGATGTCGGATGACGCTTTGGTTTCCCAACTGGTCTCAGCTATTTGCAGCGACAATACCGAGTTGCTCAAGTACTGTTTTAAAGATAGGCGACTGAAAAGTCAAGTCAGATACTCGGGGATTGGTCAATGGGCTCTTACACCTGGCAATCAAATACAGCGCCTTTGACAACTTCAAAGCCTTGGTTACTGCAGGTATCGATCCCTATACCAAGAACGAGGAAGGAAAGCTATCGATTCATCTGTGTGAGCCTCATGGCAGGCTACGCCTTTGCAAGGTCTTGAAGCATCTGGGAATATGTCTTATGAGCCAGGACAATGAGGGCTACAACATCTTGCATTACTGGGCTTAGGACCGTCCCTTGGACTATCAGTTTATCCGTGATATATTCGAGTTGGATGCAGAAGAGGCGATTAAGGGGCTCCAGTCGAGGTCACATTATGGTGATACGCCTTTGATTGCCATATTCGAAAGTGCCGGAGAGAGCCCAAGGAGCGAACACCGCGATCTTGACTTGAATAAGCTATGCCTTCAAATTCTAGGCTTTTTGCAGGGATACCGCGGAGCAAAGGGCGTGGACACGGGCTTAGGGACTGAACAAAGCGTTTATTCTCTGAAGGGAACCTTTACCGAGTTCGAAAGTATGATAGGAACTGAACCAACACCATTACACAAACTGAGAGCTTGGGTTTCTTTTGACCAGGTGCAGTTACTGACTAAGCTTTATCCAGAAGCTCTTACTTCAAGAGTTGATGGTAGATTACCGCTTGAGAGGTACATCACCAATACGCTCGACGATCATGTGTTCCCAACAACGATATCATCGAGGCCCTCCTCCCCGACAACATGGACGACACTGGATCTAGGGAAACCCAAAGCTTGTGGAGCTTTATGTGTTGCCTACCTGAAAATGAGGggtttaataaagaaaaatacaCCAGATCAAAAGAATTCGGAACCATGATAAAAATCGTGTTCGGAATCGGAGCGATGCGCAACCACGAGAAACAGTTCAAAGAAAGTGGACTGAAGCTACTACTGTCCAATTACCAATTCTCGTTGATGCCAACGATTCGCGATGCTATTCTGCAAACCAATTACTGGGATGGCCTACAAAGCTCCGACGAAATATCTGTGCTGTTTCAAGATGTGATAAAGAATGCCAACCTCGATATGATACGGCTACTCAATGAAGATGGAGCCGACCTCCATTACAGTGTCGATGGAAAAACACCTTTTGGAATTGTATTCCATGCTCGCGTGGCGATTGATCTTTGCAACACCGAAGACGGAGCTACAGCTCTCAGGAAGCTATTGGAACGTTCCAGTGTTGAAGAGGCAATGAAGGAACCCCTCGAAATAGATAGGGCGTCGCCTCTCATACCTCAGGCAAGGCGGCGATTTGAGATTCGGGTGTGAGTTTCCATTCCATGAAGCAATAGATGTACAGAACACGAAAGGTCTTGAGATAttgcttgaagaagcagaaaaacACCTTCATTACATTGGGTAAGCAGAAGTAAGGTAGGTGTAGGGCAAGTCACTAACCGTCGCACAGATCTCCAGAAGCCTTCAAAGATGTATTGAACCGCTTGTTTCCGATGGAATTCACTTGTGAAACTAACTGGAAGAGTTGGAAATATCGCGCAAAGATGACGGCGCTACACATCGCTGCGTGGAATGGGAACAAGAAGGCAGTTTCACTTCCGGTAGATAGGGGAGCGGACATCGATGCAGCCGACTCGAATGGCTGGACACCACTCATATTTTCGCAGGACGCTAGAATGGCACAGCACTTGGTCTCGCTTGGGGCATCGAAAGCTGCAGCGTGGAGGGTCGGATCACTCCCGTCATTTATCAACTGGTTCGGTGATACTATGTTCGATAAAGCGCACCCTGTCAGTTTATCACGGTTACCAAAGGAGTTCTTCGCTGTATCAGACCCGCCACGATTTTCGACAAGATGTGACACATTACAAGTTACCCCTGAAACTTTGAACAGTTTGCATGAGCTCAACCCTGATCTGACGAGGGAGGATGAGGCAGGTCGGAGTTTGATGCATTACATCTTGGGCGAAGAAGATCTAGTTGACTGGATATTGGAGCGCGAACGAGATCTGGGCGGAACGACACCTCTTCCGTGGCATCTGGAGTGGTGTGAATTTTCTGGTCTTGCCCTCCTAACATCCTCATTCGAGCGACTTCGATAACGAATGTCAGCTAATCTATTCTGCGAAGTCCTGAATCTTGAACCATTGCGTGGCTGGAGCCCTTTATGCCATGCGGCCGCTTTGAACCGTGATGATATTGTCGCGAATTGCCTTGAGATGGGGGCTGATATCAACTTTGAAGGTTCCTGTTTTGGATCAGCGCTTATGAATGCGAGTGTTTGCGGGAGCCTGAAtgctctcaagcttctcgccCGCAATGGAGCATCGTTAACGTACATGAGCAAGGATGGTTTCAGAAGCTGTTTTCTAGTTGCTGGGACAGCAGCTGTCAGGGAATGGCTTCTTTGTGGTCGGTTCATGGAACAGAAGCGCCTTGCAGCTGAGGATGATGCGGACTTTGTTCAGGAAGTAGTTCCGTGGGGTGGATATATAGAAGCCAAGGTATTGCTTTACGGCAGAAGAGCCTGGTGGCGAGAAGAATCGACTTTAGATTATGCGAAGAGATtgtcgaagatgaagaggagttgGCAAGGGAAGGTTGTGCGAGTGAATGCCGAAGAAACGGACTCGAGCTCGGGTACAGACTCAGATACTGGATCGGAAGGGGAAACGAAATCGGATCAGATGCAGAGTTTCATGAGGCGGATCGGTGTTCTGAGAGCGCAAGACTCCTACTCAGAGTCAGATTCCGAGTTCGACTCTTGGTCGGATTCGTCTTCTTGAAATAGAAAGCAgtcagaagagcttgagatGAAGGAAGGAGATGCGTAATATACCATTTTTAGATGATGGCTTTCGTCTCTTTCATCTTGACGACTGTGTTTGCAAGGGAGCACTTAGCTTGAAGTTCAGCAGGCTGTTTGGCATATGAAAGAAAGTGAAGCGACCGTGAGTAAATAAAACAAATTGACGCCGTAAATATGCTGAGGATAGACGAAAGATGCGTGAGTGGAAGAGACCAGAGACATTTGACAGTTGTGTCATAAAAACTGAGTAAGTTCAAGATTAAATAGGGAGTGTGCTTGCACTGAGGAGCAGTTTGCCATACCGGGCACTAGAGATCCCACATGAATATTTTGTTTATCGGTAGGCATGCAACTCTAGTGCAAAACATTGCGTAGCCCCCTCGTCCCCCTCCTCCACGACCTGCATGCAAACTCGGCCCAcacacaaccaccaccaaccgTGTTTGGATGCGGTCCCTATCAACCTCTGAGTATACGAAAAGAGTTCCAACAGAGAAGCCTCTGTTTGTCTACAAGACCGCTAAGATGCAGGCTGCCGAGTATGCGTCCAAGCGGGCCAATGCCACTATGCACCCTTCCACTGGTGTCGACCCTATCAAGAATCACGGCACCTATCGGAAGACCGCCCTCTTGAACGAAGAGCGCGCCTGGGAGAAAGTACCTCCTCCTGAGCGCGATAACTTCACCCTGTCCGACATCCTCGGTCAAACAGACCCTCACCTCGCTGCTGTTTCTCGCACCGGCATCGTGGGCATGTCTCTACAGTACTACCAGCTGCCCGGCGAGACCGAGTGCCGCCagcacttcttcttcgagctGAATGAGAACGTAGTCTTTGCCGATGAGGACGGAAATCGCTGTGCCATTCATGGCTTCGCTATGTGGATGGTGCCCTCCGCCGATGGCAAGGCCGAACTCACTGTGCGATTGTGCACCAAGAGTGAGCCGTTCATGGATCCTCTTCTGATCTTTGATTTTTACGTCGAGAATTCGAAGAAGAATCCGAAGGACCAATTCATTCTGATCGATTTCATCAATGCTCTCCAGGGTACTCGTGCAGGGCTGCCGGAGGGGGAGCGTACCAACTTGCTGCGCTTCAAGTTCTAGGAGACTGGCGGCAAGTTGTACGGTTACCGCGACGCTCTGTAAGTTCCTCTGTCCTCTCCCACCTTTAGTTGAAAGCAGCTAACATGATATAGCCTCCAATGGATGATCCGCCtcaacatggccaagttCCTCAGCTGGTCCTGCCACGGCATGGACTTTGAGGACTCCAACTTCGCAGGCGACGGCGAGTACATGGGCGATCTCAAgttcgacatcatcatccacaaCAAGTTCAAGTCCGACCCCAATGAGCTTGGCGACAACATGAAGCGAATCATTGACGTGAAGAAGACGCCCATCAAGCGCGGTGTTTGGCTCGACGAGAACTTCACCCGCCCTCTCGAATACAGACTTGCGAAGCTTCCGTACGAAGGGCCACCCCCCTGGCGCGATGCCATCAGAAATGCGTCTATTGACAAGTGGTTCGAAGGGATTGATGACTGGTTTGCTACGGGAGAGTTTGCTAAGGAGTGATTGAAGGATTGCTCATGTTCTTGGAACTGTCAAGGGAGAGCTTGGTTTCACGGCGGTGATTGAATCGCGGAGAGTTATCAGGATGATTTCATGGCAGGAGTGAAGAATGAAGGATGGAAATAGATTGCTCAGTAGCTACAGAAAGCGCTATACATACCGAATCAACGGCGGATTGGTGCAACGGACGGTGCAAGCCTGATGAATCGTGAGTCCTCTGTGTCAACGCCAAACATGACCGCCTCTGCCCCGTcactcctcgtcttcatcttgtccCATGGTCTGTAACCGGTCAACTCGTTGTCCCACCACGTCCCTCTCACAGCATGTGCGATGGCCAAGAACGACGCCGGTAGTTGAGGAAGATGCTTTATTTTGTTTCGAATGATGTCGATGACCGAGACGGACACGGACAAGAGCAGCATGACTGTTACGGCGATGAGAATACTGCAGCGCACGACGTACACATTTTCCGTGATGTGGGAGAGCGTAGGAACAGAGGTTGTACCAAAGTATCCCGCTGTGCTGATCGACACGATTGCGTGAGCCATGTTGCCAAAGAAGTGACCAAAGTCTTCCGCCGTGGGGATCGCGTAAAGGGCATCGAGGGTATCGTCAACAATGCCTATTTGATTGCGGAAGATGTACCACGGAATAGCAGACATGTACACGCCCAGCGCATCAAGGGCCTCCGTGTCAAGCGCTGTCTGGTTGGACCCTGGGGCTTCAGTGCAGGAGGTCATGATAGTGCCGTTGAAGGTACACGAGCCGACGAGCCATTTGATGGAGGGCGTACATTTCGTGCGGGAGACccaatctcctccatctgTTTGCACCAAACTCTTATCGTTGCCTCTGTTCCGCAAAGCAGTCTCGTTGATATCAGGAATGGATTTCGTAGCTGAGAGGAAATAAGTCGTGCCTGAGGTTGGAATCTTATTTGTGCCGTGAACTGAAGCGTTGCTCCAGAGTCGAATTCTCTGTGAGCCTTGAGCAAGCAGCTCGATGCTCTCGACGCTGTTATCAGGGAGGGTGAAGTTGTAAATAGTGTTGCCGTCATCTTTGTAAGAAGTGTAGTTCACTTCAGTAGCTGCCTCGCATGCAGCAGtccagttgaagaagaccaaACCGTCGTAAGTTGTGTTTGTAGCAAAAGTGAGGTTGTGTGTAGGCACCGGCCCCAAGACGCCAGAGTCAACGTTCGCCAATGCATTCTGTGAAACGAGACTCCCCACAAACGTAAACACCGTCTGAGACAAAAAGGTATCATTCTTTGAAAGCGACGGATGAAACTCCAGGTCCGGACTCGCACCCATCGCAGTTGAAAGCGCAGTGATGTTACTCCCCGCTACATCTCTTGCAATCGGAACCCCAACGACACCCCAGCCCTCCTTGAAATGCCCATACGGCCCAACAGTAA belongs to Fusarium musae strain F31 chromosome 9, whole genome shotgun sequence and includes:
- a CDS encoding hypothetical protein (EggNog:ENOG41), producing MQAAEYASKRANATMHPSTGVDPIKNHGTYRKTALLNEERAWEKVPPPERDNFTLSDILGQTDPHLAAVSRTGIVGMSLQYYQLPGETECRQHFFFELNENVVFADEDGNRCAIHGFAMWMVPSADGKAELTVRLCTKSEPFMDPLLIFDFYVENSKKNPKDQFILIDFINALQGTRAGLPEGERTNLLRFNLQWMIRLNMAKFLSWSCHGMDFEDSNFAGDGEYMGDLKFDIIIHNKFKSDPNELGDNMKRIIDVKKTPIKRGVWLDENFTRPLEYRLAKLPYEGPPPWRDAIRNASIDKWFEGIDDWFATGEFAKE
- a CDS encoding hypothetical protein (EggNog:ENOG41), producing MPTPAVYSSLDNEDRVDDKNPSLATDFPISQPTDFKRLYKLDSWLKWYVITLGIYLVGAIFCVAWSYTGALLDNDASKRRVFRTGDSVPVDQLYSGIALSALLAPAALLVQFVVFDFRRLHLFALTTQQPVAIRDLDDIAEGVTLLTLPAVMKYSWWYGVMHTFLIITRTLLVPVGTLSLTVGPYGHFKEGWGVVGVPIARDVAGSNITALSTAMGASPDLEFHPSLSKNDTFLSQTVFTFVGSLVSQNALANVDSGVLGPVPTHNLTFATNTTYDGLVFFNWTAACEAATEVNYTSYKDDGNTIYNFTLPDNSVESIELLAQGSQRIRLWSNASVHGTNKIPTSGTTYFLSATKSIPDINETALRNRGNDKSLVQTDGGDWVSRTKCTPSIKWLVGSCTFNGTIMTSCTEAPGSNQTALDTEALDALGVYMSAIPWYIFRNQIGIVDDTLDALYAIPTAEDFGHFFGNMAHAIVSISTAGYFGTTSVPTLSHITENVYVVRCSILIAVTVMLLLSVSVSVIDIIRNKIKHLPQLPASFLAIAHAVRGTWWDNELTGYRPWDKMKTRSDGAEAVMFGVDTEDSRFIRLAPSVAPIRR